One window from the genome of Phaseolus vulgaris cultivar G19833 unplaced genomic scaffold, P. vulgaris v2.0 scaffold_12, whole genome shotgun sequence encodes:
- the LOC137816875 gene encoding probable UDP-N-acetylglucosamine--peptide N-acetylglucosaminyltransferase SEC, translating into MISVQGDHHHPSRHHYHHQPQLPGPADTSRPQFTGDHVEPFSVKQEPASLTLLPLRGHDSTEVEEDMHLSLAHQMYKSGNYKQALEHSNTVYERNPLRTDNLLLLGAIYYQLHDFDMCVAKNEEALRIEPHFAECYGNMANAWKEKGNIDLAIRYYLIAIELRPNFADAWSNLASAYMRKGRLSEAAQCCRQALAINPLMVDAHSNLGNLMKAQGLVQEAYSCYLEALGIQPTFAIAWSNLAGLFMESGDFNRAVEYYKEAVKLKPSFPDAYLNLGNVYKALGMSQEAIACYQHALQTRPKYAMAYGNLASIYYEQGQLDMAILHYKQAIACDPRFLEAYNNLGNALKDVGRVEEAIQCYNQCLTLQPNHPQALTNLGNIYMEWNMVAAAASYYKATLNVTTGLSAPYNNLAIIYKQQGNYLDAISCYNEVLRIDPLAADGLVNRGNTYKEIGRVTDAIQDYIRAIAVRPTMAEAHANLASAYKDSLHVEAAVKSYKQALILRPDFPEATCNLLHTLQCVCCWEDRDKMFKEVEEIIRKQINMSVLPSVQPFHAIAYPLDPMLALEISRKYAAHCSVIASRFALPAFTHPAPIPIKRDGGYERLRLGYVSSDFGNHPLSHLMGSVFGMHNKKNVEVFCYALSANDGTEWRQRIQSEAEHFVDVSAMSSDSIAKMINEDKIHILVNLNGYTKGARNEIFAMQPAPIQVSYMGFPGTTGATYIDYLVTDEFVSPLRYAHIYSEKIVHLPHCYFVNDYKQKNQDVLNPNCPHKRSDYGLPEDKFIFACFNQLYKMDPEIFNTWCNILKRVPNSALWLLRFPAAGEMRLRAYVAAQGVQPDQIIFTDVAMKNEHIRRSSLADLFLDTPLCNAHTTGTDILWAGLPMVTLPLEKMATRVAGSLCLATGLGEEMIVSSMKEYEERAVSLALNRPKLQALTSKLKAVRMTCPLFDTARWVRNLERSYFRMWNLHCSGQRPQHFKVTENDLECPYDR; encoded by the exons ATGATCTCCGTGCAGGGAGACCACCACCACCCCAGCCGCCACCACTACCACCACCAGCCGCAGCTTCCTGGTCCCGCCGACACTTCTCGCCCGCAGTTCACCGGGGATCACGTCGAGCCCTTCTCCGTCAAGCAGGAGCCCGCGTCGCTCACTCTTTTACCGTTACGCGGTCATGATTCTACCGAAG TCGAAGAAGATATGCACTTATCTCTTGCACATCAAATGTACAAGAGTGGCAATTATAAGCAAGCCCTAGAACACAGCAATACTGTCTACGAGAGAAATCCGCTCCGTACTGACAACTTACTATTGCTGGGTGCAATTTATTATCAG TTGCATGATTTTGATATGTGTGTTGCAAAAAATGAAGAAGCACTGAGGATTGAGCCGCACTTTGCTGAGTGTTACGGTAACATGGCTAATGCCTGGAAG GAGAAAGGAAACATTGACCTTGCAATTCGCTACTATTTGATTGCAATTGAG CTCCGTCCCAATTTTGCTGATGCATGGTCAAATCTAGCTAGTGCATACATGCGAAAAGGAAGACTCAGTGAAGCAGCGCAGTGCTGTCGTCAAGCACTTGCTATAAATCCTTTAATG GTTGATGCCCATAGCAACTTGGGTAATTTAATGAAAGCTCAAGGCTTGGTGCAAGAA GCCTACAGTTGTTATCTTGAGGCATTGGGCATTCAACCCACCTTTGCTATTGCATGGTCAAATCTTGCTGGTCTGTTCATGGAGTCTGGTGATTTCAACAGAGCCGTTGAGTATTACAAG GAAGCAGTTAAATTAAAACCTTCCTTCCCTGATGCATATCTGAACCTTGGGAATGTCTACAAG GCTTTAGGGATGTCTCAAGAAGCTATTGCATGTTATCAACATGCTCTTCAGACACGGCCAAAGTATGCCATGGCTTATG GTAACCTGGCCAGTATATATTATGAGCAGGGTCAACTGGACATGGCAATTCTGCACTACAAGCAAGCTATTGCATGTGACCCTCGATTTTTGGAAGCTTACAATAACTTG GGTAATGCTCTAAAAGATGTTGGTAGAGTGGAGGAAGCAATCCAGTgctataat CAATGTCTTACATTACAGCCTAACCACCCACAAGCATTGACCAATCTTGGAAATATATATATGGAATG GAACATGGTGGCTGCTGCTGCTTCATATTATAAAGCTACACTGAATGTAACAACTGGATTGTCTGCTCCTTATAACAACCTTGCCATAATCTATAAACAGCAG GGGAATTATTTGGATGCCATATCATGCTACAACGAGGTCCTCCGCATTGATCCCTTGGCAGCTGATGGGCTAGTAAATAGAGGCAATACATACAAGGAGATTGGCAGAGTTACTGATGCTATCCAGGATTATATACGTGCCATTGCTGTCAGGCCTACCATGGCTGAAGCACATGCAAATTTGGCTTCTGCTTATAAAGATAG TTTACATGTAGAGGCTGCTGTAAAGAGCTATAAGCAGGCTTTGATTCTACGTCCCGACTTCCCCGAAGCAACTTGCAATCTTCTACACACACTTCAG TGTGTCTGCTGTTGGGAGGATCGTGATAAAATGTTCAAGGAGGTTGAAGAGATAATCAGGAAGCAGATTAAT ATGTCCGTTCTTCCTAGTGTCCAGCCTTTCCATGCCATAGCATATCCACTTGACCCAATGCTTGCTCTGGAAATTAG CCGTAAATATGCTGCACACTGCTCTGTAATTGCATCTCGTTTTGCACTTCCTGCATTCACCCATCCCGCTCCTATTCCAATCAAGCGGGATGGAGGATATGAAAGACTGAGGCTTGG GTATGTGAGTAGTGACTTCGGGAATCACCCCTTGTCACATCTCATGGGATCTGTTTTTGGTATGCACAACAAGAAGAATGTTGAG GTATTCTGCTATGCATTGAGTGCAAATGATGGTACTGAATGGAGGCAACGTATTCAGTCTGAAGCAGAGCACTTTGTGGATGTGTCTGCCATGTCATCTGATTCAATAGCAAAAATGATCAACGAGGATAAGATACATATCCTTGTCAACCTCAATGGTTATACAAAG GGTGCCAGAAATGAGATATTTGCTATGCAACCTGCACCAATTCAAGTTTCATATATGGGATTCCCTGGAACAACCGGGGCTACTTACATAGATTACTTGGTCACTGATGAG TTTGTTTCTCCACTACGATATGCACACATTTATTCTGAGAAGATTGTCCATCTCCCGCATTGCTACTTTGTAAATGATTATAAACAG AAAAATCAGGATGTGTTAAATCCAAACTGCCCGCACAAACGATCTGACTATGGTCTACCAGAGGACAAATTTATATTTGCATGCTTCAATCAACTTTACAAAATGGATCCTGAAATATTTAATACATG GTGTAATATTCTTAAACGGGTACCCAACAGTGCACTGTGGCTCCTGAGATTTCCAGCAGCTGGAGAAATGAGACTGAGGGCAT ATGTTGCTGCACAAGGGGTACAGCCagatcaaattatttttacagATGTTGCAATGAAGAACGAACACATCAGACGGAGTTCTTTAGCTGATTTATTCCTTGACAC GCCTTTATGCAATGCACATACAACAGGAACAGATATACTGTGGGCAGGTTTGCCGATGGTTACTCTGCCTCTGGAGAAAATGGCTACTAGGGTTGCCGGGTCACTCTGCCTTGCCACTGGACTGGGGGAGGAGATGATTGTGAGCAG CATGAAAGAGTATGAAGAAAGAGCAGTATCCTTGGCTCTGAATCGGCCGAAGCTTCAAGCTCTTACTTCTAAGCTTAAAGCTGTACGCATGACATGCCCTCTGTTTGACACAGCCCGCTGG GTGAGGAATCTTGAGAGATCATATTTTAGAATGTGGAATCTGCATTGCTCTGGTCAACGCCCACAGCATTTCAAGGTCACTGAAAATGATCTCGAATGCCCTTATGACAGATAG
- the LOC137816876 gene encoding germin-like protein subfamily 1 member 7 isoform X2 — MKVVQFLVVLLALASSVAFAYDPSPLQDFCVAINDTKTGVFVNGKFCKDPKFANADDFFFRGLGAGDTANPVGSKVTPVAVNEILGLNTLGISLARIDFAPKGLNPPHTHPRGTEILVVLEGTLYVGFVASNQNDNRLFTKVLNKGDVFVFPIGLIHFQQNVGYGNAVAIAGLSSQNPGVITIANAVFGSKPPISDEILAKAFQVDKNTIDYLQKQFWYNNNKS; from the exons ATGAAGGTTGTTCAGTTCCTTGTTGTGCTATTGGCTTTGGCATCCTCCGTTGCCTTTGCTTATGATCCAAGCCCTCTGCAAGACTTCTGTGTGGCTATCAATGATACCAAAACTGGTG TGTTCGTGAATGGAAAATTTTGCAAGGATCCAAAGTTTGCTAATGCTGACGATTTCTTCTTTCGTGGATTGGGAGCCGGTGACACTGCTAACCCAGTAGGCTCAAAGGTGACACCAGTGGCTGTTAATGAAATATTAGGTCTGAACACACTTGGCATATCCTTGGCTCGCATAGACTTTGCACCAAAGGGTTTGAACCCTCCCCACACTCACCCTCGAGGAACAGAGATTCTTGTAGTCTTGGAAGGTACCCTTTACGTTGGCTTTGTAGCATCCAACCAAAACGACAACCGGTTATTCACCAAAGTGTTGAACAAAGGTGATGTATTTGTGTTCCCCATTGGTCTCATCCACTTTCAGCAAAACGTTGGTTATGGAAATGCTGTGGCCATTGCCGGTCTTAGTAGCCAAAACCCGGGTGTTATCACTATTGCAAATGCTGTGTTTGGATCTAAACCTCCTATCTCTGATGAAATTCTCGCCAAAGCGTTTCAAGTTGACAAAAACACTATCGACTACCTTCAGAAGCAATTCTGGTACAATAATAACAAAAGCTAG
- the LOC137816876 gene encoding germin-like protein subfamily 1 member 13 isoform X1 has product MKVVQFLVVLLALASSVAFAYDPSPLQDFCVAINDTKTGGIYGVFVNGKFCKDPKFANADDFFFRGLGAGDTANPVGSKVTPVAVNEILGLNTLGISLARIDFAPKGLNPPHTHPRGTEILVVLEGTLYVGFVASNQNDNRLFTKVLNKGDVFVFPIGLIHFQQNVGYGNAVAIAGLSSQNPGVITIANAVFGSKPPISDEILAKAFQVDKNTIDYLQKQFWYNNNKS; this is encoded by the exons ATGAAGGTTGTTCAGTTCCTTGTTGTGCTATTGGCTTTGGCATCCTCCGTTGCCTTTGCTTATGATCCAAGCCCTCTGCAAGACTTCTGTGTGGCTATCAATGATACCAAAACTGGTGGTATATATGgcg TGTTCGTGAATGGAAAATTTTGCAAGGATCCAAAGTTTGCTAATGCTGACGATTTCTTCTTTCGTGGATTGGGAGCCGGTGACACTGCTAACCCAGTAGGCTCAAAGGTGACACCAGTGGCTGTTAATGAAATATTAGGTCTGAACACACTTGGCATATCCTTGGCTCGCATAGACTTTGCACCAAAGGGTTTGAACCCTCCCCACACTCACCCTCGAGGAACAGAGATTCTTGTAGTCTTGGAAGGTACCCTTTACGTTGGCTTTGTAGCATCCAACCAAAACGACAACCGGTTATTCACCAAAGTGTTGAACAAAGGTGATGTATTTGTGTTCCCCATTGGTCTCATCCACTTTCAGCAAAACGTTGGTTATGGAAATGCTGTGGCCATTGCCGGTCTTAGTAGCCAAAACCCGGGTGTTATCACTATTGCAAATGCTGTGTTTGGATCTAAACCTCCTATCTCTGATGAAATTCTCGCCAAAGCGTTTCAAGTTGACAAAAACACTATCGACTACCTTCAGAAGCAATTCTGGTACAATAATAACAAAAGCTAG